Proteins encoded in a region of the Zea mays cultivar B73 chromosome 4, Zm-B73-REFERENCE-NAM-5.0, whole genome shotgun sequence genome:
- the LOC103654257 gene encoding probable galacturonosyltransferase 9, translating into MAGARASARRRVALAAVITLILLASVSFLLSATATSSAAAASPASRLAIVQRHAEDHAAVLAAYTAHARHLSAASASQTDAFLSISSRLSALAARLSVSTVAALEKEIKAQVKRARSLAGGAKEAFDTQSKTQKLSDTVFAVGQQLLRARRAGVLNSRIAAWSTPKSLHCLAMRLLEARLANASAIPDEAPVAPPQLADPSLYHYAVFSDNVLAVSVVVASAARAAAEPSRHVFHVVTAPMYLPAFRVWFARRPPPLGAHVQLLSVSDFPFLNATYSPVLRQVEDGNRDVALLDYLRFYLPEMFPALRRVVLLEDDVVVQRDLAGLWRVDMGANVNAALHTCFGGFRRYGKYLNFSEPVVRESFSDRACAWSYGVNVFDLQAWRREQCTEQFHRFMEMNENGTLWDPTSVLPVGLMTFYGKTKPLDKSWHVMGLGYNPHIRPEDIRGAAVIHFNGNMKPWLDVAFNQYKHLWTKYVDTEMEFLTLCNFGL; encoded by the exons ATGGCCGGTGCCCGGGCCTCCGCACGTCGTCGCGTGGCGCTCGCGGCTGTCATCACCCTGATCCTCCTCGCCTCCGTGTCTTTCCTCCTGTCCGCGACCGCCACCAGCTCTGCCGCCGCAGCCTCCCCGGCATCGCGCCTGGCCATCGTGCAACGCCACGCCGAGGACCACGCGGCCGTCCTGGCGGCCTACACGGCCCACGCGCGCCACCTCAGCGCGGCCTCGGCCTCCCAGACGGACGCCTTCCTCTCCATCTCCTCGCGCCTCTCCGCCCTCGCCGCCCGTCTCTCGGTCTCCACCGTGGCGGCCCTGGAGAAGGAGATCAAGGCCCAGGTGAAGCGCGCGCGCTCCCTCGCGGGCGGCGCCAAGGAGGCGTTCGACACGCAGTCCAAGACCCAGAAGCTCTCCGACACCGTATTCGCCGTGGGGCAGCAGCTCCTCCGCGCGCGCCGCGCGGGAGTGCTCAACTCCCGCATCGCCGCGTGGTCCACGCCCAAGTCGCTCCACTGCCTCGCCATGCGCCTCCTGGAGGCCCGCCTCGCGAACGCCTCCGCCATCCCCGACGAGGCCCCCGTCGCGCCGCCCCAGCTCGCGGACCCGTCGCTCTACCACTACGCCGTCTTCTCCGACAACGTGCTCGCCGTCTCCGTCGTGGTGGCCTCGGCGGCGCGCGCGGCCGCCGAGCCCTCGCGCCACGTCTTCCACGTGGTCACGGCGCCCATGTACCTCCCGGCCTTCCGCGTCTGGTTCGCGCGCCGCCCGCCGCCGCTCGGCGCGCACGTGCAGCTCCTGTCCGTCTCCGACTTCCCGTTCCTGAACGCGACCTACTCGCCGGTGCTCAGGCAGGTCGAGGACGGGAACAGGGACGTGGCGCTGCTGGACTACCTCCGGTTCTACCTCCCGGAGATGTTCCCGGCGCTGCGGAGAGTGGTGCTCCTGGAGGACGACGTGGTGGTGCAGAGGGACCTGGCGGGGCTGTGGCGCGTCGACATGGGCGCCAACGTGAACGCCGCGCTGCACACGTGCTTCGGAGGGTTCCGGCGGTACGGCAAGTACCTCAACTTCTCGGAACCCGTCGTGCGGGAGAGCTTCAGCGATCGCGCCTGCGCCTGGTCCTACGGCGTCAACGTGTTCGACCTCCAGGCGTGGCGCCGGGAGCAATGCACCGAGCAGTTCCACCGATTCATGGAAATG AACGAGAACGGCACGCTCTGGGATCCGACGTCCGTGCTTCCAGTCGGGCTCATGACATTCTACGGCAAGACGAAGCCGCTGGACAAGTCATGGCACGTGATGGGGCTCGGCTACAACCCACACATCAGGCCCGAGGACATCCGTGGAGCTGCGGTGATACACTTCAACGGGAACATGAAGCCATGGCTGGACGTCGCCTTCAACCAGTACAAGCATCTCTGGACCAAGTATGTCGACACAGAGATGGAATTTCTGACGCTCTGCAACTTCGGCCTCTGA